The following are encoded in a window of Haloarcula laminariae genomic DNA:
- a CDS encoding NAD-dependent epimerase/dehydratase family protein yields MTTDVLVTGGCGYIGSDLIPRLADDDRVGEVVVLDSLASGSPRALMGAVNGSLEFRRGDVREYGDVESAMRGVDAVVHLAAITGAASTHDRREETVAVNYDGTENVLTAAGKLGVENVVFASSCNVYGRATSTDIDETVDPDPINPYAETKLDSEALLREACEEFGMDGTALRMATNFGYSPGIRFNLVVNYFVFRALTGRTLTVYGDGSNWRPFIHVSDAARAYKHAALEPGAWDERVYNVGSNDANYQISEIADIVDEEVGAVDITYLEDEHPGPSYHVNFDRLAGTGYEPQTTLREGVRDIARRFTDG; encoded by the coding sequence ATGACGACCGACGTGCTGGTCACGGGCGGCTGTGGCTACATCGGGAGCGACCTGATTCCCCGGCTGGCCGACGACGACCGGGTGGGCGAGGTGGTCGTCCTCGACAGCCTCGCGTCGGGGTCGCCGCGCGCGCTCATGGGCGCTGTCAACGGCAGTCTGGAGTTTCGTCGGGGCGACGTCCGCGAGTACGGCGACGTCGAGAGCGCGATGCGGGGCGTCGACGCCGTCGTCCACCTCGCCGCGATAACGGGCGCCGCAAGCACCCACGACCGCCGCGAGGAGACCGTCGCGGTCAACTACGACGGCACCGAGAACGTCCTGACGGCCGCCGGGAAACTCGGCGTCGAGAACGTCGTCTTCGCCTCCTCGTGTAACGTCTACGGCCGCGCGACCAGCACCGACATCGACGAGACCGTCGACCCCGACCCCATCAACCCCTACGCAGAGACGAAACTCGATTCGGAGGCGCTCCTCCGGGAGGCCTGCGAGGAGTTCGGGATGGACGGGACGGCGCTGCGGATGGCGACGAACTTCGGCTACTCGCCGGGCATCCGGTTCAACCTCGTCGTGAACTACTTCGTCTTCCGGGCGCTGACCGGGCGGACCCTCACCGTCTACGGCGACGGGTCGAACTGGCGGCCCTTTATCCACGTCAGCGACGCCGCTCGGGCGTACAAACACGCCGCCCTGGAGCCCGGCGCGTGGGACGAACGGGTCTACAACGTCGGGTCCAACGACGCCAACTATCAGATATCCGAAATCGCCGACATCGTCGACGAGGAGGTCGGCGCGGTCGACATCACCTATCTGGAGGACGAACACCCCGGGCCGTCCTACCACGTCAACTTCGACCGGCTGGCGGGCACGGGCTACGAACCGCAGACGACCCTCCGCGAGGGGGTCCGCGACATCGCACGGAGATTCACCGATGGCTGA